From Oncorhynchus clarkii lewisi isolate Uvic-CL-2024 chromosome 26, UVic_Ocla_1.0, whole genome shotgun sequence, the proteins below share one genomic window:
- the LOC139384769 gene encoding LRP chaperone MESD has product MAADFRWGCAVLLLCTYLICILATDGQNNKPKKKKDIRDYNDADMARLLEEWEKDDDIEEGDLPEHRRSPPPIDFSKMDASKPEELLKMSKKGKTLMVFATVEGEPTEKETEEVTSLWQSSLFNANFDIQRFVVGSNRVIFMLRDGSFAWEVKDFLVAQERCAEVTVEGQVFPGKAAKKDDSAKQQNEVNTKKKGKKKSEGKKPDLDGNRASKDKVEL; this is encoded by the exons ATGGCGGCGGACTTCAGGTGGGGATGTGCTGTGCTTTTGCTCTGTACATATTTGATATGTATTTTAGCAACGGACGGTCAAAATAACAAGCCCAAGAAGAAGAAAGATATCCGGGATTACAATGATGCTGATATGGCACGGCTTTTGGAAGAATGGGAG aaaGATGATGACATCGAGGAGGGCGACCTCCCTGAGCACAGACGGTCCCCCCCGCCTATCGACTTTTCCAAGATGGATGCTTCCAAGCCTGAGGAGCTGCTGAAGATGTCGAAGAAGGGAAAAACTCTGATGGTGTTTGCCACGGTGGAGGGAGAGCCTACGGAGAAGGAAACTGAGGAGGTGACCAGTCTGTGGCAGAGCAGCCTCTTCAATGCCAATTTTGACATTCAGAG GTTCGTGGTGGGCTCCAACCGGGTCATCTTCATGCTGCGAGATGGCAGCTTCGCTTGGGAGGTCAAGGACTTCCTGGTGGCCCAGGAGCGCTGCGCCGAGGTCACCGTGGAAGGCCAGGTGTTCCCCGGGAAGGCCGCCAAGAAAGATGACAGCGCCAAGCAGCAGAATGAAGTGAACACCAAAAAGAAGGGCAAGAAGAAGTCGGAGGGCAAGAAACCCGACCTGGACGGCAACAGAGCGAGTAAAGACAAGGTTGAACTGTGA